The following coding sequences are from one Nicotiana tomentosiformis chromosome 3, ASM39032v3, whole genome shotgun sequence window:
- the LOC138907728 gene encoding uncharacterized protein — protein sequence MRMLRCMFEHTRLDKIMNEDIREKVGVAPIDNKIQKARLRWFGHVRRRSQEAPVKMCQRLSLAGMRRGRGWSKKYWGEVIRKDMAQLQISDDMALDSKAWRSTIRL from the coding sequence atgaggatgttaagATGTATGTTCGAGCACACTAGGCTGGATAAGATtatgaatgaagatattcgggagaaagTAGGTGTGGCTCCCATAGACAACAAGATACAGAAAGCAAGGCTTAGATGGTTTGGGCACGTGCGTAGGAGAAGCCAAGAAGCCCCAGTTAAGATGTGTCAGCGGTTGTCTTTGGCgggtatgagaagaggtagagggtggtctaagaagtattggggtgaggtgatcaGGAAAGACATGGCGCAGCTTCAGATTTCCGATGATATGGCTCTTGATAGTAAGGCGTGGAGGTCGACCATTAGGCTTTAA